The Gossypium arboreum isolate Shixiya-1 chromosome 2, ASM2569848v2, whole genome shotgun sequence region GAATAGTTGGAaacctccaatttaaaacttcTCACTTATTTCCGTCTCcaaattttgtttcaaatttttattttattttgttggtTTTTAATCAAATTTTTGTTCTCCGTTTTCCGGTGTTTTTCTCCGTCGCCGATCAACTCGTCGATAGGGAAAAAGGAGGGGGGGGGTGGATacgattttgtttttaatttgggaGGCGGGGTTTCTTATGGCTGCAAATATTAATACGGTTAATTTCAATACCTCCGTTGCAGTGGCAGCTGTTGATCACTCTGCTAGTAGCCCTAACCAATCACATCGTGCCACGACAGACGGCTCTCCGCCCTGGTCTGAAATCGTCCTACGCCGGGAATCCGACCCGACTGCGGGTAGTCCATTAACGCATTCGTCCTCTTCGTCGCCTCCACCGTCAGCGTCGGTGGTAGAGCCGTATGTTGCGGCGGAGTTTGGAGAGGGAGGTGTCGATAATGCGGGTGCTGGGTCAAACGGCAATGCTGGTAAGAGGACCGCTTGGAACAAACCTTCTAACGGCGGTACCGAGATTGGGGTCGTTATGGGGGCCGACACGTGGCCTGCTTTGTCTCCGTCAGCAGCTAGGGTTCCTCCCAAATCTTCTTCAGATTCACCCAGAGCTTCATTGGATGGATCATCGTCTTCTCCTTCCGTTGTCCCCGTTTCTCAGGTTTGTTTACCAGAAATTTAAGCTCTTCTTTATTAATTTCTATTTAATAGTTACCATTTCAAGTGTATTTATTACCAACTGTTAGATTAGCTGAAATAGATTAAATTAACTGTTTGATAAGCAAGATTAAATGCTAAAAATCTGAATTGCCCAGAAATGCAAAGAATCTTGAATTTTCGTTCTAGCTGTATGATTTACTTGAATTATGTTTCATTTGATGGAATCTGTATAGTGGACGTTGTATGAAACTATGAGTATAGGAAGTATTTAGAGATTCACTTGCTCAGAGATGTACATGATATAAATTTGTTTTTGGAGGTTACATTTCTTGATGGTTTTGCTATGTTTACCTAATTGTAGGGGAGTGGAAGTGCACCGCCATTATCGGCTTCGCAGAAACCAGTCAGCAACAGCGCAAAGTCAAATTCAAATTCGACTCCGAACCATAACACTCCTGCACGACAGAGGTCAATGAAACGAAATAGTAATAACTCAGCATCTAATGGTGGTCTCTCACAGGCACCGCCTCAAGGTCCTGTGGTTGAATCACCTCTTAATAGCCCTTCTTCTAGGGATCACGTACAGAGAAGTAGTTTTGTATCACAGTCTCATACTAGTGGTAATGATCAGCCACACCCACGGAATTCATTTAGACAACGTAATGGTGGTCCACATCCACGAGGAGATGGTTCTCACCATCAGAATTTTGGAGGAAGGCGCAATCAAGATCATGGAAATCATGAGTGGAATGGTCGAAGGTTTAATAACAGGGATGGTCACATGCAGCCAAGAGTTCTTAGGTTAATGAGGCATCCGCCACCACCTCCATTGCCTAATACTTTACCTTTTATTGCACATACTCCTATGCGGCCTTTTGGCACCCCAATGGGGTATCCTGGTAAGCCGTACTTTCGCTATTGTTGCTCTTTTGGGTTAAGGATGAGTGACCTTCCTAATCTCTTTACCTCCTTTCAGATATGACATCTCTTTATGTTGTCCCGGCTGCTCCTCCAGAGTCACTTAGAGGTTTGCCATTTGTTGCACCGATGCCCCCATTGTTTTTCCCACCCACAGAGCCTCTTGACAATCAGTTGCATGCTAGAATAGTGAATCAGATAGATTATTATTTCAGGTATGAATTGTTTGCATGGTGACTTAGGTCAACTTAGTTAATTCAGTGGCCATATCTTGGTATTTGAGTTCACTCACACTGTTAACTGCCTGTTTCGTTGTTGCAGTAATGAAAATCTAATTAAGGATACCTTCTTGAGGCAAAACATGGATGACCAGGGCTGGGTTCCTATTAAATTAATAGCCGGCTTCAAAAAGGTGAGTATTTTTGTGAATTTGGAGCTAGTTTCTTATGTCTGATTGTGAAGTTCTTATGTTTAGAGCATTTTCATGAAGATTGCTTTGCATTATGCAAGTTCATAACACCTATGCGTACTGGACTCATCTTTAATTCTATTGTGACAAGTTTATGTGGTCACCATTAAAAAGAAACCTATTTTAATTGAAGATTTCGgaagaagaaaaaatataaatatgtacgTTAATACACTAGTTTAGTAATAATAGAAAACACATGATGATTGCTATGTAAAATCCGTTACTTAAGATTGTCAGAGAGGAACTTTTTCTGAAACAGAAAGGAATGAGGGGGAAAAGAAAGATACCAGAATAGTAAAGCCAGCACCTGCATTCACTATAGCACAGATGTGAGTGAGATATTTCCTTGGGGGTTCATACACCGTAAAATAGTTGAAACAGTTGAAACCTCTGGATTTTTGCtttgttgaaattaaaatttgaGAAACACTCTACTACTAGATTTTCAAGCTATTTTTCTATTTCcgagaaaataaatgaaattccCATGAATCCAGAAACCCAGTCTTCACTTTCACACTTAGTTGAGCTAGTATAAGGATGGTTCTTGTACTTCTAACATAAGCATTCCTACTCGTTAATAAAACACTGTTGGAAACTTTAAGGTATGGATTTGCTTGACAATTATTTAAGAGAAATGTTATTGGTTATTGTTTTTTTTGGCAAGACAATTCCAATGGACAGAAACTTGTCTTGCTGGAATTGTCTACACAATTTTAATTAACATTTTTGTGTTCGTGTGTTTGTTTGTTAATTATTTTTCCTATAATTGCTGTTATTTTTCATGGGCTCTATCTTTGTTTTGGTCTTGGCTGTTTTTGTTCTATTATGTTGTACTTTTCTTGTGGTCATAAAGAAAAAGTAGTTCCAATGAATTTACATAGCGACTAAATCATTTTGTCTAAGTCTTGGTGCTATGTTCCTGCAACTTGCATTCTGGATGTACTTCTAAATTTTGAGACTTATAACCCTTTTGTTGTATAGCATGTTAGGTCTCCATCATTAACTATTTACATGCCTCAATGCTGAAATTGCTATTTCTCATACCATCATATTGTTTGTATATTTATAGAACAGATTAGCATGCTATGAATGCATGTTCatataattatttgtatttgTATGTATGGATATCCTCCTGCTGATTTACACACACTCCCCAACCCCAATGGTATCTGGTTGAAGTAGTTTATCCCTTTTTAGAGATATTTAACTTATATGCATCTGCATGTATTACTTATGATGAGGTGCATTGTAGTACTTCCATTTGCTTGTTGTTCAAGTGGTATGGTATAAGTTCCTTTTTTTCActctttaattattattgttattgaagAACTGGGGATAATACTAAGCTCTCTACTTTCAATATTTATGTACTCTACAACAGACATAGGACAAGGAGAAAATCATGCATGACCAACTTAATTAAAAGAAGATTTTGCATTTTTTGTAGATTTCCTAGATCAATCTTTGTGTTTATTATCATAACGTAAAAAGGGTAAGCTTATTTTACACTCATACAAAATAGCACACACTTCACTCAGCAAAGTGCTTTTTTGTACATTGTGCCTCAGGCAATATAAGGGTTCACAAGTGTCTAGAGTGCTACTTGCACCCTTGGCAACATTGGTTCAGTACGTTCGTGTTCGTGCTTCTCGTAAAGCATTTTTTTAAAAAGCTTGTTGTGGATAGGCAACATATTCTATGGCTCCTCCTTTTCAGGTTTCACTTTTGACTGATAATATTCAGCTTATAACGGATGCTCTGCAGAGGTCAACGGTTGTGGAAGTGCAGGTACCTTTATATAATGAAAATCTGGGGATAtatgtccaatttttttttttatcaataatgAAATGCTAGTCTTATCAAACACCAAGACATACATGCCTCTTATTGTTCATACATGCTGGTTTGATCACCTTTCGTTTAACATTTTAGGGTGACAAAGTGAGGAAGCGGATCGATTGGATGCGATGGATAATGCCACCTTCTGTTCAGTTCCCTACCATTTCTGGTCAGGATACGTTGGCTGCTCGTGTTCAGAAGATTTCATTGGAGCAGAGAACCTCAAACCAGAGTGGTACAAGTAACCAAGAAGATACTAATGCCAGTGGACTGTCAGGTAGAGCATCGTCGGGAGACTTCAATAATCAGTCACAGCAACTCAACACTGAAGGAACAGCTGTCAGTGCTCAGGCTTGTCCGGCAAGTAATTCAACTTAAGCTACACTTGCcgttgcttgctgaaaaagttcCTGGAAAGATAGTGCAGAGAATGATTTTGACACCATGGGTTATTATTTTGCCTTGCTTGAAGATGTTGGCTTTTTACATGTTGCGACGGAATACGTTTTTTTTCGTGACTTGTTGCGAGGAAATATGCTTTTTCTCGTGACTTGTTGTGAAATGAAATACGATTTTCTGGGAAATTAGAGGAAACTTTACGAGAAGAAAACGAAAACACCatttggaaaaaaaagaaaaaagaaaaaaaggaaaacctTTGGATTCGAGCTAGTAGGACAAAATTTTCGTGGCTTTAAtgaattgttttcttttttttttctttctttctttccctcatGGGAATGTTGGATTTTGCTTTATTTGGTGTGTTTGGTGTTTAAATATggtgaatttttatttttcatttgaaaaaaaaaaaaatttggggttTTGATAGCTCTCCAATTGCAAGGGTGAAAGCAAAAAATTTGGATACAAGGAAAGTGCTTTTTATTGAATTAATGTCCGCATTCCACAATTATGGTGTGCAAGTTGATGAAAAGAGAATTGTGCTTTACATTATATATTTACTCACATTGGTTTTCTTTCAAAACTggtatttaaacatttaattttattccaatttatgaaaaaatattttttaaaataatttagatCGGTTTTAAagttttttcataaatatttttaaatataattttaagtaaataaaaataaactaattacAGAATGATCAGTAGGAAATCCAATTAGTTCATAATTTCATTAATGTGCTTTAAATGCATTCCACTTTAAATCTAAAATTAACATTTAACTTGCAAGTTGAATAAAAGATTGATTGATATAAGATTTTATACTTTTAGAAACcaactaaaaatattataaatcaagaataaCTCTGAGAGTTCAATCCTCATATTCGGTATAaaacaattttaatttaatcctcatTTTCGTATAAAACAGTTTTAAAACTCATTGTCAATATGTAACTTTTAATGTTGTTACTAAATACGCAAGATTAAATAATGAATTCGTTTCAGTAAATACATTGAGaaatccaatatatatatatatataatattttaaagaaCGAAGtatgttaaaattaattttattttccatAATAAAAATCATTTACAAAGGACAAAAAATGGTGAAAGAATCGTAAGTATTTGTGCTTATAGTTAAAttacttttttattaaaaaatgagtaaattaattattatacattaaattaaagagtaaattaattttttagttaaaattttgtctatttctatcataaaaatataattgacAAAATAATCAAATAGTTACACATAACGTCTCACGATATCTCACGTCGATGTACAATGATTAgtttttaaaaatagaattaaatgaaaattttaatagaatcTAACATATTGGAATtgatttgctcattttttaaaGTAGAAAGCGTAAAATATAATACAACTCTTAGTATAAGGGTCTCTATAGTATTTTTaccaaataaattatattatacatTGGAAAAAAGGATTTATTCTCATCATTACGTGTCTTATTTCTATTGGATTAAAACCAAGGGTGGCCCTGAATTAAGAAACTACGTAACTGAATTTTACCGCCAGTCAAACGAGGAAGCCAAGTGAAAAACCCTAATTAGATTTGTACAGCAGTAAATTATTCTATTTCAGCATCGAATTGACCAAAACAACCCCTGAATAGAGGGCAATATAGTAAAATCGTAAGAGTATACCAAGCCAAAAATGAAAAAAACCCAACAGTTAAGCAAGGACCTGGATGAAATAACATTACAATAAAAAAAATACgcacaaaaaaatatatttaaaaaagaaaaaaagtgagaaagaaaaaacagaaagaaagagagaagctGAGGTTACAGCGCCTC contains the following coding sequences:
- the LOC108466363 gene encoding la-related protein 1C-like, whose translation is MAANINTVNFNTSVAVAAVDHSASSPNQSHRATTDGSPPWSEIVLRRESDPTAGSPLTHSSSSSPPPSASVVEPYVAAEFGEGGVDNAGAGSNGNAGKRTAWNKPSNGGTEIGVVMGADTWPALSPSAARVPPKSSSDSPRASLDGSSSSPSVVPVSQGSGSAPPLSASQKPVSNSAKSNSNSTPNHNTPARQRSMKRNSNNSASNGGLSQAPPQGPVVESPLNSPSSRDHVQRSSFVSQSHTSGNDQPHPRNSFRQRNGGPHPRGDGSHHQNFGGRRNQDHGNHEWNGRRFNNRDGHMQPRVLRLMRHPPPPPLPNTLPFIAHTPMRPFGTPMGYPDMTSLYVVPAAPPESLRGLPFVAPMPPLFFPPTEPLDNQLHARIVNQIDYYFSNENLIKDTFLRQNMDDQGWVPIKLIAGFKKVSLLTDNIQLITDALQRSTVVEVQGDKVRKRIDWMRWIMPPSVQFPTISGQDTLAARVQKISLEQRTSNQSGTSNQEDTNASGLSGRASSGDFNNQSQQLNTEGTAVSAQACPASNST